atgaaaaacaattcaGTAATATTACAAATATTTGTCAGCAAAAACGATGCACTGGGGTTAAAAAAGAGTAGTTAGATGAAATAATAGacacaagaaaaaattcataTAAAACGATTTATAAATCGCACAATTTATAATTCCTCATACCGTGTTGAGaagtttgaaattatatCTAGTCTTGCGATACATTTAGAACATGGGAGAAGATCACGAATTTTACGGTGGCATCAAGTCATATGATGTGCACACATACTATGGTAATGAGAAGGAAGAAAAGTTGGCTTTTGCTTTAAGGGAGAAAGTATTAAAAGATTTTGCCAAAGAAATTGAGAATGGAGAGATAAGAGTTTACAAGTTTTGGGAAAAACCAATTGGTCCACATCCAATTAGAATGTGGGAATTGGATTTCAAAGATCctgaaattttcaaagttgTTGTTCCTTATTTCCAGTTGAACCATGGACCATTATCTGTTTTAATTCATCCACGGACCGACCAGGGTGATCTCAAGGACCACACGGAACATGCCTTATGGTTAGGTCACAAAGTCCGTTTGGATACCAGCTTGCTTTGagcaagaaaaaaaacaaaagctTAATGTAAGTAGTATTAGGTTAATATTTGTAATATTTTAATGTATAGTGAATTTGTATTATTGGCTTTTGGTTCGTCGTCGTATTGACAAGAAATAGAAGTTGCACTTTGTTCTCGTTCTTGTGCTgtaaatttctttttttttgactcTTTCTTTACTCCAGTTGGGGGTTTTGAAAGGATTAAAGACGTCCACTTGCGAAATTTCTCCGTCTAAGTTCGCAGTTTCGCCTACAAAAAGTAAACAACAAACTCAAGaacaagagaaaaaaaagttacATAGGTGTTTAAAACTACAGCAAtcaaataacaataatttcttcataTATAAGTATCGATttcatttccatttttttttcttaattcaAAGAGAAAGTATCAATTTGAAAGCTTAAAAGTTTGGATACTGTGAACTGAAGAGAATTATAGAAGAATAATTCGATAATTTAAACGCCTTTAATTCACATTTTGTTTCAGCCACGTTCCCATTTGAAAGATGCTGCCAACAGCCGAACAACCCATTTCACCATTAGATGAGAACCCATTGGATGAAAATGTTAATAATCTGAAACTAAAAGCTTCTTCTGCCAATGACAAAGAGGATGGTAGTTACAATTTGAAAGCAGTACAGCAAGATGGAACCATTGACGATAACGATGCTTTACGAAAACTGCTGGATATAGACAGAATTTTTCGATCTGTCCATAGTGGACCAATTCTCCCAGAACATAGGTCTCCTTCCCCAAATACTCGTGACGACTCATCACAAGTAATTGGTAATCctctttcattttattattccAATGACGATAAGGAGTCCCGATATGATGAGGATAGATCCCAGGGACAACTGCTTGGAAAAAGCAAGTATCCAGAAGACGAACAACAACTTCCCAACCGCTTTGAACTTGtggatgatgaagatataAACAAAGCTCCACCGAGAAAGGAGTCGTCAAGACCTACACATTCTCGTTCGGCAACTTTGAGTGGTTTTATGCAGTCAAGAATTTTAGGGAGATCAACGTCCACTAATCAAGAAATGCCAAATACTGAGCCCGAATTTGCAAATTTACATGATGCCTTGCACCCTAGAGAAGACAGCACTAAGAGTGGCAGATTTATAAAGACATTGCGTCGTTTCAATAGAAGAAAGACTAAAGATAAGCGACAAAGCACCATGACTGCCGAGTTTGATGAGCTTAATGACGAGTCTGAAAATGCCACTATCGAAAGGGCAGAAAAGTTACTAGCAGGTATGTCCACTGGTGCTCCtgcaatcaatttaatggCCTCGTGTCTATTAGAAGATGAACATGGTATAACCAGAGCCCCGTTATTGTTGTCAGTGCTTGGGTTCAAGTTGAGCGACGTTACTCCAAAAGAGACAAGCAGAAACAGGAGATTTAGAATTGATTTAGAATACGGAATTGACAAGCACAGAATGAAATGGAGTATTGAGAGAAACGCCACTGACTTGGCTTATTTAGCTTACAAACTCGAGAGAACAAGAATTGTAAGTAGAGTTGTGGGAAACAAATCTCAACCATTACCCAGACTTCCAATTCCACCAATTCGAAAATTGGATAACAAAAGAAGCAAAAAGACTAAAAGTGTCTTATCTGATCTGCGTGCAAGAGACGACCGCATGTCAGTACCAGATATTAACGATAACCACTCGCTTTCACCAGTACCATCAGCTTTGTCTAGAGTGAGACTGCGTTTGGGAAGTATAACATCAGTGGGCTCACTTGAAAAGCATCCAGAGTTGCTTGAGCTCAGACGGAAAAAGAATGCACAATTTATGAAAGATGTTGAGAGTTATTTGAaggaattgattgaaattacaGAGTTAAAAACCCTGGcaaatattttgtttacTTTCTTTGAGTTGTCACCGCTCTCGTCATTATTGAGTTATGAATCTGGCTATACTGGTAAGCAGGGTCCAGTCCATATTGGGGGGACTGCTAAAGCACAAGGTTGGAGAGTTGGCCATTTCAAAGTAAACGATTTGAAAGGAATCTACGAGAGAAGAGTTGAAAAGTGGATGCTTGTGAGAAACAGTTACATCACATATGTCTCGGATATTAACTCGACTACACCGTTAGATGTATTTTTGGTAGATAGTGATTTCAAGATCAGTGCCAGAAACTTGGAGATTGCAAACagagatgatgatgattcatTGTTTGACAACTCTTCCGTTGCCC
This genomic stretch from Candida albicans SC5314 chromosome 1, complete sequence harbors:
- a CDS encoding uncharacterized protein (Protein of unknown function; transcript upregulated by benomyl treatment), which codes for MGEDHEFYGGIKSYDVHTYYGNEKEEKLAFALREKVLKDFAKEIENGEIRVYKFWEKPIGPHPIRMWELDFKDPEIFKVVVPYFQLNHGPLSVLIHPRTDQGDLKDHTEHALWLGHKVRLDTSLL